One window of Alteromonas sp. LMIT006 genomic DNA carries:
- a CDS encoding DUF6702 family protein, translating to MRLNSFAISWRILTCVCVSILWLAMMPVHAHQQKAGVTTVSHNLRSNHLEVVHRLYMHDAEHAVKTLFNSDADILKQRDTQRQFAQYVTERFGMYTDTKPLPLVLVGYEVDGRFFYVYQEAPMPNDLTELDIRHEVLVDVWPKQSNLVNLEGLETVGKFDQQTKSVRSLQFSDKRTLLNIQLKRP from the coding sequence ATGAGACTCAACTCTTTTGCTATCTCTTGGCGGATACTGACGTGTGTTTGCGTCAGTATCTTGTGGCTTGCCATGATGCCAGTGCATGCGCATCAGCAAAAAGCCGGCGTGACCACAGTGTCCCACAACCTCCGGAGCAACCATCTTGAAGTAGTACATCGCTTATATATGCACGATGCCGAACACGCGGTCAAAACACTGTTTAATAGCGATGCAGATATATTAAAGCAACGTGACACACAACGTCAGTTTGCTCAGTATGTGACCGAGCGCTTCGGCATGTATACCGATACAAAACCCCTGCCTTTGGTTTTGGTTGGTTACGAAGTGGATGGTCGATTTTTCTACGTATATCAAGAAGCGCCGATGCCAAATGATTTGACTGAATTGGATATTCGGCATGAAGTGCTGGTTGATGTGTGGCCGAAACAAAGTAATTTGGTCAACCTCGAGGGTTTAGAGACGGTCGGTAAATTTGATCAGCAAACCAAATCAGTGCGCTCATTGCAATTTAGCGACAAACGCACTTTATTGAATATTCAACTCAAACGACCCTAG
- a CDS encoding NAD-dependent succinate-semialdehyde dehydrogenase, which translates to MNITPYTLRGSASFVGNDYVTTHHSLIPEQHFTVFNPVTHEIIVHLHSASASDIETALRLASQAISKYPLPLTDRQSLLVKTANLIEEQIESLSQLLSNESGKTISDAKAEVHYGISYLRYYSRASNVLAEPEQHDGFVVEQRPVGVVGAITPWNFPNAMILRKASAALAAGCPFIVKPSELTPLSALAIAELMAQAGWPQGWFAVLVSDHAKEVGHILTSDPRIAKFTFTGSTAVGKQLNVQCAQHLKRVSMELGGNAPFMVLSDADIDLAVSELLKNKLRNAGQVCVAANRIYVAEAIYQDFADKLSHALSKLKSGEPHDPQTQVGSLIHSKAASKIAAIVEHAQAQGAIRLTGKEYRAGSAYYDHTVLTNVKHDDDICQQEIFGPVYPLISVASDDIEDWLKLANDTTAGLVAYAFSQNSDSIKRLSSGLRYGMLGLNTGVISNAAAPFGGIKQSGFGREGGTQGLYDYTAAHYIKRV; encoded by the coding sequence ATGAATATCACGCCTTATACCTTACGAGGTTCCGCTTCGTTTGTTGGTAATGACTACGTTACGACACACCACTCGTTAATACCCGAACAACATTTTACCGTTTTTAACCCTGTTACGCATGAAATCATCGTGCATCTTCACAGTGCGTCGGCAAGTGATATTGAAACGGCATTACGGTTAGCCAGTCAAGCTATAAGTAAGTACCCGCTACCGCTTACTGATAGGCAATCCCTGTTAGTGAAGACAGCTAACTTGATCGAAGAACAGATTGAATCACTGTCACAGTTACTCAGTAACGAATCCGGTAAAACCATCAGCGATGCCAAAGCTGAAGTTCATTATGGCATAAGCTATCTGCGTTATTATTCACGTGCGTCCAATGTGCTCGCCGAACCGGAACAACACGATGGTTTTGTGGTAGAACAACGTCCCGTAGGGGTCGTGGGTGCGATCACACCGTGGAACTTTCCCAATGCGATGATTTTGCGCAAAGCCTCTGCAGCCCTTGCGGCTGGTTGTCCATTTATCGTGAAGCCATCCGAATTAACGCCATTGTCTGCGCTGGCGATTGCTGAGTTGATGGCGCAAGCTGGTTGGCCACAAGGTTGGTTTGCTGTGCTTGTCAGTGACCATGCTAAGGAGGTGGGACATATTCTTACCTCTGATCCGAGAATTGCCAAATTTACTTTTACCGGTTCTACGGCGGTGGGCAAACAGCTCAATGTACAATGTGCCCAACATCTCAAACGGGTGTCGATGGAGCTCGGTGGTAATGCGCCATTTATGGTTTTGAGTGATGCTGATATCGATTTAGCAGTGAGCGAGTTGCTTAAAAACAAATTGCGCAATGCCGGTCAAGTCTGTGTGGCGGCTAACCGGATATACGTGGCAGAAGCAATCTATCAGGATTTTGCAGACAAATTGAGTCATGCGCTAAGCAAGCTCAAATCAGGTGAACCTCACGATCCACAAACACAAGTTGGCAGCCTGATCCACTCCAAAGCGGCGAGCAAAATCGCAGCCATAGTCGAACATGCTCAAGCACAAGGGGCAATAAGACTCACCGGGAAAGAATATCGAGCGGGCAGTGCTTATTATGATCATACGGTCCTGACCAATGTCAAACACGATGACGATATTTGCCAGCAGGAAATTTTTGGGCCAGTATATCCACTTATTAGTGTGGCATCAGACGATATAGAGGATTGGCTAAAATTAGCCAATGATACGACCGCGGGATTGGTAGCCTACGCTTTTTCGCAAAATTCAGATTCTATCAAGCGTTTGAGCAGCGGTTTGCGTTATGGCATGTTGGGTCTTAATACTGGAGTCATTTCCAATGCAGCTGCACCGTTTGGTGGGATCAAGCAGTCCGGGTTTGGTCGCGAGGGCGGCACGCAGGGATTATATGACTACACGGCCGCGCATTACATTAAACGCGTCTAG
- a CDS encoding DUF6482 family protein: MKFYLAEFTPKKHIERLEVQSFEMNVYLVKVTIAGETGFVYDAKDNIARFHSTQHIREFFHQCIVDDACMVHDSPYDEMIGNPPKTQQPLAMPFSLEQPY, from the coding sequence ATGAAGTTTTATCTTGCAGAATTTACCCCAAAAAAACACATTGAACGTCTTGAAGTCCAGTCTTTTGAGATGAATGTATACCTTGTCAAAGTGACCATCGCTGGAGAGACTGGATTTGTGTATGATGCAAAAGACAACATTGCACGCTTTCACAGCACCCAGCACATCCGTGAATTTTTTCATCAATGCATTGTCGATGATGCGTGTATGGTGCATGATTCACCTTATGATGAAATGATTGGTAATCCCCCAAAAACGCAGCAGCCTCTGGCGATGCCGTTTTCCTTGGAGCAACCATATTAA
- a CDS encoding GNAT family N-acetyltransferase has protein sequence MQALITWLALSDIRPNERKPYIQAFSDINSAWINEYFVLEDKDQKTLGDPETYVLKRGGEVLFGCINNDVAVTCCVLKINNDLYELSKMGVAEAYKGQGLASLLVPQAIVTATRMGAKTLFLESNRRLTNALAIYERHGFREVPMQDTPYARADIRMEIIL, from the coding sequence TTGCAAGCGTTGATAACTTGGCTCGCATTGAGCGATATCCGACCCAATGAGCGCAAACCTTACATACAAGCCTTCAGTGACATCAACAGCGCTTGGATCAATGAGTATTTTGTATTGGAAGACAAAGACCAAAAGACCTTGGGCGACCCTGAGACTTACGTCTTAAAACGTGGCGGCGAGGTGTTATTTGGTTGTATCAATAATGACGTCGCAGTCACCTGTTGTGTACTAAAAATAAATAATGACTTGTACGAGTTATCCAAAATGGGTGTCGCTGAAGCTTACAAAGGTCAAGGACTCGCATCACTTTTGGTCCCACAAGCCATTGTGACAGCCACCCGCATGGGAGCCAAGACGTTATTTTTAGAATCCAATAGACGTTTAACCAACGCATTGGCTATTTATGAACGACATGGTTTTAGGGAAGTCCCCATGCAAGATACGCCGTATGCACGTGCCGATATTCGAATGGAGATCATCCTATGA